The proteins below are encoded in one region of Aeromonas veronii:
- a CDS encoding heavy metal sensor histidine kinase — translation MRDNASIILRTMLLVSVAITLSMMALLFLVERSLKNHFMELDEDIVSNKASIILSLSKQKDALSKIMAWDAANSDEGFYIKLLDDERLVYKSSRRRLSPGNNAGTFMSISETEPPSSHNYIVKTIHVDIDKQRYSVMIYLDASVHSHFLADFRVQLLIIFCGAWLIIILSTYLGIKKGHNPIYSLSKHMSTIQAEKLEATLAVDKYPGELRELVESFNGMLTKLNGSFIKLSDFSNDVAHELRTPLTNIIMQAQVGLSQERSIPEYQELMYSILEELEQLAKMVGDMLWLARTDNGLISADKEPLSLASELSSLLDFFTYLVEEKALTFELINNEDHVMADKIMFRRAISNVISNAIRYSDHGSPIGISLSRGSSHGTLVSVTNRCTGISGEPISRMFDRLYRGDISRSGSSDGVGLGLSIVKSIIEVHGGKVWNEVDGEHITFHLLFPAR, via the coding sequence ATGAGGGATAATGCATCCATCATTCTACGCACCATGCTGCTGGTCTCTGTCGCGATCACGCTCAGCATGATGGCGTTGCTTTTTTTGGTAGAGAGGTCGCTCAAAAACCATTTCATGGAGCTTGATGAGGATATCGTCAGCAACAAGGCATCCATCATCCTCTCTCTTTCCAAGCAGAAAGATGCCCTGTCAAAGATAATGGCCTGGGATGCAGCCAATTCTGATGAGGGATTTTATATAAAACTATTGGATGATGAGCGTCTTGTATATAAAAGCAGTCGTCGCCGACTCTCCCCCGGGAACAATGCCGGCACATTTATGTCCATATCAGAAACTGAGCCCCCGTCCAGCCATAACTATATCGTCAAGACAATCCATGTAGATATCGACAAGCAACGTTACTCCGTCATGATTTATCTCGATGCCAGTGTCCACTCTCATTTTCTTGCTGACTTCAGAGTCCAGTTATTGATCATTTTCTGCGGGGCATGGCTCATTATCATATTGTCGACTTACCTGGGTATAAAGAAAGGACATAACCCCATCTATTCATTGAGCAAGCATATGTCAACCATCCAGGCCGAAAAACTGGAGGCGACGCTGGCAGTCGATAAATACCCCGGCGAACTGAGGGAACTGGTCGAGTCATTCAACGGGATGCTGACCAAGTTGAATGGCAGCTTCATCAAATTGTCGGATTTCTCCAACGATGTGGCCCATGAACTGCGGACTCCCTTGACCAATATCATCATGCAGGCACAGGTTGGCTTGAGCCAGGAGCGCAGCATTCCAGAGTATCAGGAACTGATGTACTCGATATTGGAGGAGCTTGAGCAGCTGGCCAAAATGGTGGGTGACATGCTTTGGCTAGCCCGGACTGACAACGGACTTATTTCAGCGGATAAGGAGCCGTTGAGCCTGGCGAGCGAGCTTTCATCCTTATTGGACTTTTTCACCTACCTGGTGGAGGAGAAAGCATTAACGTTTGAGCTCATTAACAATGAAGACCACGTCATGGCGGATAAAATCATGTTTCGCAGAGCGATATCCAATGTCATTTCCAACGCCATCCGATATTCGGATCATGGCTCCCCCATCGGCATATCACTCTCCCGCGGCTCATCCCACGGCACCCTTGTTTCAGTCACAAACAGATGCACGGGTATATCGGGTGAGCCTATCTCCAGGATGTTCGATCGCTTGTATCGTGGGGATATATCACGCTCGGGTAGCAGTGATGGTGTTGGCCTGGGTCTTTCCATCGTCAAGTCGATAATCGAGGTTCATGGTGGAAAAGTGTGGAATGAGGTGGATGGTGAACACATCACATTCCATTTGTTATTCCCGGCGCGATGA
- a CDS encoding heavy metal response regulator transcription factor, which yields MMNILVVEDEPKIGEYLKKGLMESGYVVTLATDGMDGQFYALNHEFNLIILDIMLPGMNGWQLLEEIRQVNNQVPVMFLTAKDGVGDRVKGLESGADDYLAKPFSFAELLARIKNLLRRTKDNHIEEIIVIADMAINIKSRVVSRAGKKLYLTPKEYLLLELLARRRGEVLPRSLIASQVWDMNFDSDTNVIDVAIRRLRAKVDDDHHVKLIHTIRGMGYKMEGNGDEG from the coding sequence ATGATGAATATTCTGGTTGTCGAAGACGAGCCCAAAATTGGTGAGTATTTGAAGAAAGGTCTCATGGAGTCAGGCTATGTCGTGACGCTGGCGACCGATGGCATGGATGGCCAGTTTTATGCACTGAACCATGAATTTAATCTGATCATATTGGACATCATGCTGCCGGGGATGAATGGCTGGCAACTTCTTGAGGAAATAAGGCAGGTCAACAATCAGGTCCCCGTCATGTTTCTGACGGCAAAAGATGGCGTGGGGGATCGCGTAAAAGGATTGGAATCCGGTGCTGATGATTACCTTGCAAAGCCATTTTCATTCGCTGAATTACTGGCAAGAATAAAAAACCTGTTACGAAGAACCAAAGACAATCATATCGAAGAGATAATTGTCATCGCAGACATGGCCATCAATATCAAATCGAGGGTCGTCAGCCGTGCAGGTAAAAAACTGTATCTGACACCCAAGGAGTATTTGCTATTGGAGTTGCTGGCACGTCGCCGTGGAGAAGTCTTGCCTCGCAGCCTGATTGCCTCTCAGGTGTGGGATATGAATTTCGATAGCGATACCAATGTCATTGACGTAGCGATCAGGCGACTGCGAGCCAAGGTTGATGATGACCATCATGTGAAGCTCATCCATACGATACGCGGGATGGGATATAAGATGGAAGGAAACGGTGATGAGGGATAA
- a CDS encoding cupredoxin domain-containing protein has translation MMSIMLYVAMMLILIISGYIFYPIRIIDFARGMHMAVKMIATVFMLMTWGATASEKDHQVHAHQGEATQSEHVAVGSPGMAGDVSRTLKIAMNDTMRFTPDVIAVKQGETVRFSIKNDGKVAHELVLGSPAELKAHAGMMQQQGMEMEHDMPNMISLAPGKKSDMVWKFDQAGTVSFACLLPGHMEAGMVGEIVVQ, from the coding sequence ATGATGAGCATCATGCTATATGTTGCGATGATGCTCATTCTTATTATCTCTGGTTATATTTTTTACCCGATACGTATTATTGATTTTGCAAGAGGAATGCACATGGCAGTAAAGATGATTGCGACTGTTTTTATGTTGATGACATGGGGTGCCACGGCATCAGAGAAAGACCATCAGGTGCACGCCCATCAAGGGGAGGCCACCCAATCGGAGCATGTTGCGGTGGGCTCTCCGGGCATGGCGGGGGATGTCTCTCGCACCCTGAAAATTGCCATGAATGATACCATGCGGTTCACACCCGACGTTATCGCCGTCAAACAGGGTGAAACGGTGCGATTCTCAATAAAGAATGACGGCAAGGTTGCCCATGAACTTGTACTGGGCAGTCCTGCGGAGTTGAAGGCACATGCCGGCATGATGCAGCAACAAGGAATGGAGATGGAGCACGATATGCCCAATATGATCTCCCTTGCGCCAGGCAAGAAGAGCGATATGGTCTGGAAATTTGATCAAGCCGGGACTGTGTCATTTGCCTGCTTGCTCCCGGGGCATATGGAAGCGGGTATGGTTGGTGAGATCGTTGTTCAATGA